The window GTTCcaaaaaaaagactaaatctTGAGACCCAGGATCCAAATCAGTGTGAAACTTTTTAACCCTTAACTAGACCTTCAAAACAGAAGACAAGGGATAAACGAGGAATAGCCTCTCTGACTTCCACTGAGTGTAGCCAAAGTGCAGGTTGGAGGCCCTAAACACCACCaccgccccccacccccaccccagacaGGGACTCTGAATGCCAGCCCAATGGTTCTGGGGCAGCCAATCCTTATGACAGAAGTCACCCCTACTTAAAGAACAGGGAATTGGGGTAGCACAACTACCTGATGAGCAATCCATGTGTGGCAGGTTTGACTCCACGTTGGATTTCATTTTCTTACTGTTGTGCTCCGAGGTAGATGTGACTCGTGGGTCTGTGGTAAAAAAATTGGGAGGCGGCTCCATACGAGGCCTGTCATTTGGCAATAGCTCCATGAACTCCCCCTTTCTCTTGCGAGAAGCCACAGCGATGGAAGAGGGAACTGCTACCCCAGGAGGCTGGGTTCTTCCAAGAAGGTTGCAGCCAGGAGGAGTGTGCTGGAGCAAGAAATAGTCTATCCTGGCCTTCAGAGCAGTGTGGGGCAATGGCTGGGAGTGCTGGCTGAAGGCCACCCCTGTAAATGGGTCACTAGGCACTCGGCCCCAAACCGCCTCGCTCCGGTTACATTTCTCCAGGGTGCTCTGGTCAATGACCTTGCCTGAGGGGAGCAGCATGGGGAAGGGCATGATCTCCAGAGTGATTGGATCCAGGAATTCCTCAGGCACATCCTGGATCACATCGGTCAGTTCCCGAAGACCAGCTGGCCGCTGGCTGTGGGAGTGGCCACAGGGCTCACAGTCATTCTCCATTGGCAATGCTGGGGTAGGGTGGGAGGCTATGGGATTCAAGCCTCGAGAAAGGCTGGAGGCTAACACCATGACGTTGTCTATGACCTCTTGGGGACAGTTTTTGGCCGGTTGGCCCCAGACTTCCATCTTCTTAATGCAAGTGATTCCACTGCCAGCAATAAGGTTAACAGAGAGCTTTAAAATGGACACATGAGCAAGAGAGAAGGGGCCTTTACTCCAGAGATCCTGATTTACATTTCCACCTGTGCAGAGGTTAGTTTCCAAAAGATGGAATGGTGGCCTTGCCCTGAAGCCCCTGTGGGTGAACGTTGCTCGACCCTGGTTTTTTACCAAGATTCTCCCTACCAaggtgaaattttctttttcaatgttaGTCGGCTCCAAGACTGTGGGCTCAGATTCCATGGTGCTCCAGTAGGTTTTACCTGATGAGGTAGATGTGAACACTTCTAGGCCAACAATATTTTGGATTCCCCCTGCTGTGACATCCACATTAATCCTGCTGAGTTCTATACTAAAGGGAAAAGACACAGTCACATGGATTGGTGGTTTAATGAAATACTCAGTGCGAAAGCCACGGTTTCTCTTCACAGGGTCTTCAGAGATGAGATTTTCTACTTCATAGCCATCTGCTGAGATCTGGATTTAATAACAAACAGGAAACATGCTGATTTGAGCTAATCCAAGGAAGGCAGGCTGGATCTTAAGAAATCACCATTTTTAAGAAAAACTGTGTCAAGATAAGGCATAAAATTGTGGCATGAAATTCATG of the Sarcophilus harrisii chromosome 6, mSarHar1.11, whole genome shotgun sequence genome contains:
- the UBOX5 gene encoding RING finger protein 37 isoform X2 is translated as MVINLCLPQFKPRIYCNKISADGYEVENLISEDPVKRNRGFRTEYFIKPPIHVTVSFPFSIELSRINVDVTAGGIQNIVGLEVFTSTSSGKTYWSTMESEPTVLEPTNIEKENFTLVGRILVKNQGRATFTHRGFRARPPFHLLETNLCTGGNVNQDLWSKGPFSLAHVSILKLSVNLIAGSGITCIKKMEVWGQPAKNCPQEVIDNVMVLASSLSRGLNPIASHPTPALPMENDCEPCGHSHSQRPAGLRELTDVIQDVPEEFLDPITLEIMPFPMLLPSGKVIDQSTLEKCNRSEAVWGRVPSDPFTGVAFSQHSQPLPHTALKARIDYFLLQHTPPGCNLLGRTQPPGVAVPSSIAVASRKRKGEFMELLPNDRPRMEPPPNFFTTDPRVTSTSEHNSKKMKSNVESNLPHMDCSSGSVSHEQRLSESLDVALTSALSTRPSFTSRLTKPQPFSSGSSGSSSWSSTLETVTWSSGPGCSACSRVFTTFFRSDPAYQLPCGHLVCRTCLADREKSPTLTCVSCKKAAANEDILRVHL
- the UBOX5 gene encoding RING finger protein 37 isoform X1: MVINLCLPQFKPRIYCNKISADGYEVENLISEDPVKRNRGFRTEYFIKPPIHVTVSFPFSIELSRINVDVTAGGIQNIVGLEVFTSTSSGKTYWSTMESEPTVLEPTNIEKENFTLVGRILVKNQGRATFTHRGFRARPPFHLLETNLCTGGNVNQDLWSKGPFSLAHVSILKLSVNLIAGSGITCIKKMEVWGQPAKNCPQEVIDNVMVLASSLSRGLNPIASHPTPALPMENDCEPCGHSHSQRPAGLRELTDVIQDVPEEFLDPITLEIMPFPMLLPSGKVIDQSTLEKCNRSEAVWGRVPSDPFTGVAFSQHSQPLPHTALKARIDYFLLQHTPPGCNLLGRTQPPGVAVPSSIAVASRKRKGEFMELLPNDRPRMEPPPNFFTTDPRVTSTSEHNSKKMKSNVESNLPHMDCSSAGSVSHEQRLSESLDVALTSALSTRPSFTSRLTKPQPFSSGSSGSSSWSSTLETVTWSSGPGCSACSRVFTTFFRSDPAYQLPCGHLVCRTCLADREKSPTLTCVSCKKAAANEDILRVHL